One window of Lacerta agilis isolate rLacAgi1 chromosome 14, rLacAgi1.pri, whole genome shotgun sequence genomic DNA carries:
- the LOC117057680 gene encoding olfactory receptor 14A2-like: protein MAYDRYIAICHPLHYETVMSRGRCIQLACFAWTFGLLTATLHTGATFASPFCSIVINQFFCEIPQVLRLSCSDLYILEVGAVGLTGCLYFGCFLFILASYVQIFKAVMRIPSVQGRQKAFSTCLPHIIVLSMFYFFGVFAYMRPVNKIPSPMDLVAAVCYCVVPPLMNPIIYSMRNKDIKGGLWKLIAWKSPGKTIVQLSLLTSAFAPS from the coding sequence ATGGCCTATGACCGCTACATTGCCATTTGTCATCCACTGCATTATGAAACCGTAATGAGCAGAGGCAGATGCATTCAACTGGCATGCTTTGCATGGACATTTGGCCTTCTAACAGCAACATTGCACACTGGGGCCACATTTGCAAGTCCCTTCTGCTCCATCGTCATCAACCAGTTCTTCTGTGAAATACCGCAGGTGCTCAGACTATCCTGCTCTGACTTGTATATACTTGAAGTTGGAGCTGTTGGTCTGACTGGCTGTTTATATTTTGGATGCTTCCTTTTCATCCTTGCATCTTATGTGCAGATATTTAAAGCAGTGATGAGAATCCCCTCTGTTCAAGgaaggcagaaggccttctctaCCTGCCTGCCCCATATAATTGTCCTATCCATGTTCTACTTCTTTGGTGTCTTTGCCTACATGCGGCCAGTCAATAAGATTCCATCACCGATGGATCTAGTGGCTGCTGTATGCTATTGTGTTGTGCCACCATTGATGAATCCAATAATATATAGCATGCGAAATAAGGATATCAAAGGAGGACTCTGGAAACTGATTGCCTGGAAATCTCCTGGGAAGACAATTGTCCAGTTGTCACTGCTCACTTCAGCATTTGCTCCTTCATGA